One Leptospira semungkisensis DNA segment encodes these proteins:
- a CDS encoding DUF58 domain-containing protein: MLRKEYQNLIQLLDFKEKGFSLRNRQGTAASSRKGRGVDFKDVRPYAVGDDTRLIDWNVTSRFGELHVREFNEEKERLGVFFLDVSESMDWSSSEWTKAENAFQVLALLTLIYVRRGNLAKILLYSDKLEWETGYLRSVEEALPCLEKVRLYSHQKRRTDPKLPFTLLKNRIRRYTDSYVLSDFQGSTSLRKLTGLRKFHTLHAIRFVDALENSSERNMLSYFLGKDPEVGTLSRGKQVDVKKNLEVLFKSRYLELEGRDTDPTKLLNYWRNLG, from the coding sequence ATGCTTCGCAAAGAATATCAAAATCTGATCCAACTTTTAGATTTCAAAGAGAAAGGATTCTCTTTGCGAAATCGACAAGGAACTGCTGCAAGCTCCAGAAAGGGGAGGGGAGTGGACTTCAAAGATGTCCGTCCTTATGCAGTGGGAGATGATACTAGATTGATCGACTGGAACGTTACCTCTCGCTTCGGAGAATTGCATGTGAGAGAGTTTAACGAGGAGAAAGAGAGATTAGGAGTATTCTTCTTAGACGTTTCAGAGTCCATGGACTGGAGTAGTTCAGAATGGACTAAGGCAGAGAATGCGTTTCAAGTACTTGCATTACTCACTCTTATCTATGTTAGAAGGGGAAATTTAGCGAAGATACTTCTCTATTCGGATAAGTTAGAATGGGAAACAGGATATCTGCGAAGCGTAGAAGAAGCCTTACCTTGCTTAGAGAAAGTGCGTTTGTATTCCCATCAAAAAAGAAGAACGGATCCTAAGCTTCCATTCACTCTTTTGAAAAACAGGATCAGAAGATATACGGATTCCTATGTGCTTTCCGATTTTCAGGGATCTACATCTCTTCGAAAATTAACCGGATTAAGAAAATTTCATACTTTGCATGCAATCCGATTTGTAGACGCATTAGAAAACTCTTCTGAAAGAAATATGCTTTCTTACTTTTTAGGGAAAGATCCGGAAGTGGGAACTCTTTCTCGCGGAAAGCAGGTAGACGTCAAAAAAAATCTAGAAGTACTATTCAAGTCCAGGTATTTGGAATTAGAAGGAAGAGATACAGATCCTACGAAACTTCTGAATTATTGGAGAAATTTAGGATGA
- the batA gene encoding VWA domain-containing protein BatA, translating into MNEWEAPLYLLLLVPIWIWTLYSYWKKDPALSLQLRIPGEKPSGAGAVLEWSSRYFPLLRPIALSLFVIALAGPGKKYRFLPDETQGVDIMLALDVSGSMSKSRDFLPETRLGISKKLLKEFIRKRETDRIGLVVFAGGAYLQSPLTSDRATLEEILGMAEEETVPEQGTAIGDAVILSSYRLRRSPARSKVIVLITDGVSNTGRIDPVTATEIAKGVGIKIYSIGIGKEDQSYEVNFDILDELSKKTGGVFYRAEDVSQLREVLASIDSLEKDLLALPPEEVRETQALIILAYALALLGLDLFLRTWLFRYYV; encoded by the coding sequence ATGAATGAATGGGAGGCTCCTCTCTATCTTCTTCTATTGGTTCCGATTTGGATCTGGACCTTGTATTCTTATTGGAAGAAGGATCCAGCGCTCAGTTTGCAACTTAGGATCCCTGGAGAAAAGCCATCTGGGGCAGGAGCTGTTCTGGAATGGTCCTCACGTTATTTTCCTTTGCTTCGACCTATTGCACTAAGTCTGTTCGTAATCGCCTTGGCTGGCCCAGGAAAGAAATACAGATTTTTGCCGGACGAAACCCAAGGAGTGGATATCATGCTCGCCTTGGATGTGTCCGGCTCTATGTCGAAGAGTAGAGACTTCTTGCCGGAAACACGTCTAGGGATCTCTAAGAAACTACTGAAAGAGTTTATTAGAAAAAGAGAAACGGATCGGATTGGTCTAGTTGTATTCGCTGGAGGAGCATATCTGCAATCTCCTTTGACTAGTGACCGAGCTACTCTCGAAGAGATCTTAGGAATGGCAGAAGAAGAGACCGTGCCTGAACAAGGAACTGCAATCGGAGACGCAGTCATTCTTTCTTCTTATCGTTTGAGAAGATCTCCAGCAAGATCCAAGGTAATTGTACTCATCACGGATGGGGTCTCGAATACTGGTCGGATAGACCCAGTGACCGCAACAGAAATAGCGAAAGGAGTAGGGATCAAAATCTACTCCATAGGGATCGGAAAAGAAGATCAATCCTACGAAGTGAACTTTGATATTCTGGACGAGCTCTCCAAAAAAACAGGAGGAGTTTTCTATCGTGCAGAAGATGTAAGTCAGTTGAGAGAGGTGCTTGCATCGATTGACTCTTTGGAAAAGGATCTGTTGGCACTTCCTCCAGAAGAAGTAAGGGAAACACAGGCCTTGATCATTCTAGCTTATGCTTTGGCCTTGCTCGGTCTGGATCTATTCTTGAGAACTTGGCTCTTTAGGTACTATGTATGA
- a CDS encoding AAA family ATPase, whose translation MESATSKQGILPLAESDIQFAKNTLDRIRQELTGEITGQETVVKNLLISLACQGHVLLEGMPGLAKTLLAKSVSSALALDFKRVQFTPDLLPADLIGTVVFNPKNGEFNTRKGPIFTGVLLADEINRAPAKVQSALLECMEERTVTIGDHTFPLERPFLVLATENPIDQDGTYPLPEAQMDRFFMKVLVEYPDMNEELAILEQHGKLASSPKRIQKTASAQDILKISSLVDRVHVEPKLKSYIVRLVRNTRPEEKTVPELLPYVRHGASPRASLSLLKASKARALWEGRDYVAPEDVKAVLPEILRHRILLTFEAISEDVGIESVIRIVSDATQVL comes from the coding sequence ATGGAATCGGCTACGAGTAAGCAAGGGATTCTTCCATTAGCAGAATCTGATATTCAATTTGCAAAAAATACTCTGGATAGGATCCGCCAGGAACTTACCGGAGAGATCACCGGACAAGAGACAGTGGTCAAGAATCTGCTTATCTCTCTTGCTTGCCAGGGCCATGTTCTTTTGGAAGGGATGCCTGGTCTTGCAAAGACTCTTCTTGCGAAATCGGTGTCTTCTGCACTTGCTTTGGATTTCAAGAGAGTGCAATTTACTCCGGACCTTCTTCCTGCCGACCTGATCGGAACTGTGGTATTCAATCCAAAGAACGGAGAATTCAATACTCGCAAGGGACCTATATTCACCGGAGTCTTACTTGCTGATGAGATTAACCGTGCTCCTGCCAAAGTACAATCCGCATTATTGGAATGTATGGAAGAAAGAACCGTGACTATAGGAGATCATACCTTTCCATTGGAGAGGCCTTTCTTGGTCTTGGCGACGGAAAACCCCATCGATCAGGACGGGACCTATCCATTGCCGGAAGCACAGATGGATCGCTTCTTCATGAAGGTGCTCGTGGAGTATCCTGATATGAACGAGGAGCTTGCTATTCTGGAGCAACACGGTAAGCTCGCTTCTTCTCCTAAACGCATTCAAAAAACTGCAAGTGCTCAGGACATATTGAAGATCTCCAGCTTAGTGGATCGTGTTCATGTGGAGCCTAAGTTAAAGAGCTATATAGTTCGCTTGGTCCGAAATACTCGTCCTGAAGAAAAAACTGTGCCAGAACTTCTTCCTTATGTGAGACATGGGGCTTCTCCCCGTGCGAGTTTAAGTCTTCTCAAGGCGTCTAAGGCAAGAGCTCTTTGGGAAGGAAGAGATTACGTTGCTCCGGAGGATGTGAAGGCTGTCCTGCCTGAGATCCTGAGACATAGGATCCTACTTACATTCGAAGCTATTTCCGAAGATGTGGGAATAGAATCAGTTATCCGCATCGTCTCCGACGCGACCCAAGTGCTATAA
- a CDS encoding LB_053 family protein — translation MRSFGLRKIAIVLSLILSSSPLFALKEAWSPDHVSIGQRAEYVLEFQEGEIISPDFPLKGIHSDPDSPDLPLLEVISVNVEKNKIKLIVIYYATGKFTLPVVWKDANSKEYRSKMILTVLSSLSEKDQMPEDILPPLEFSGPYGWKLAALFAALASILLGVLYAWYLHQTKAHRPVDALLQTDPWIHRILIYENGLDELINSPPINTREFYRTLSGYIRENMARKLNTSFAHLTEAELFSKIYDSFPIDGEEARTWENLLRKSQYSGDDINISREDAVQAWDYWKEVLSE, via the coding sequence ATGCGATCTTTCGGATTAAGAAAGATAGCTATCGTACTCTCTCTTATTTTGTCTTCTTCTCCTCTGTTTGCTTTGAAAGAGGCTTGGAGCCCGGATCATGTGAGCATAGGACAGAGAGCGGAATATGTTTTGGAATTTCAAGAAGGAGAGATTATATCTCCCGATTTTCCCTTGAAGGGAATTCATTCCGATCCTGATTCTCCTGATCTCCCACTTCTAGAAGTGATTTCTGTAAATGTAGAAAAGAATAAGATTAAACTAATCGTAATCTATTACGCGACGGGAAAATTCACTCTTCCTGTGGTCTGGAAAGATGCAAACTCAAAAGAATATAGGTCCAAAATGATTCTTACGGTTCTTTCTTCCTTGAGTGAAAAAGATCAAATGCCGGAAGATATCTTGCCTCCTCTAGAATTTTCCGGGCCGTACGGTTGGAAATTGGCTGCCTTGTTCGCTGCGCTTGCTTCTATCCTGCTTGGAGTTCTCTATGCCTGGTACTTGCACCAAACAAAAGCGCATCGTCCGGTGGATGCCTTACTGCAAACGGACCCTTGGATTCATAGAATTCTAATTTACGAAAATGGATTGGATGAACTCATCAATTCTCCTCCCATCAATACTCGCGAATTTTATAGGACGCTTTCCGGATATATACGAGAGAATATGGCGAGGAAATTGAATACTTCCTTTGCGCATCTTACCGAGGCAGAATTATTTTCCAAAATCTATGATTCGTTTCCGATCGATGGGGAAGAGGCTCGCACTTGGGAGAATCTATTGCGCAAGTCCCAATATTCCGGTGATGATATAAACATTTCTCGCGAAGATGCGGTGCAGGCCTGGGATTATTGGAAGGAGGTTCTCTCCGAATGA
- the batB gene encoding VWA domain-containing protein BatB, whose protein sequence is MSEKFLESFWTALVLIFVGYAFFKIAFYFFWNRWKKQFPGLSREAKVPSLWLVLIRVLILGIVFYLSYSGFKKSEGTQSKEEETLRGVDFLFLVDVSLSMQAVDITPSRLARIKETILRMLPELPGNRFGMIVFAASPFVYCPMTSDARAFAEYVRGLDADIVGDRGTDLNAAFKKADEVLNSNQVLRNRILVLATDGEDMESPSLFRFPADVWVWSVGSPTGGAIAYTDDGSRVSGYLTREGSLAPYENSPGAVISKANPSFLRDLARSNDGKFLDLDSESPNLKEVQTWVGSMEKNTNQRIHNLRRAEGVQKFLLPIVLLLLFDFFVLEIWGKYSHKFRKKLTTAALFLLILSSPRLSAVELDPGGNRVKEGRNSYDGGDFKGSLEKYKEAEQYFPEDPRLDFNRGDSEYKSGNIDRAIRHFEKGTEAKDFKVRAMSHYNLGNAYMKLGDRKKAAEHYLRSLKEYPGMEPAKKNLEWLRKLPPNGGEGSGNKDQSQGKNDSIQPGTGGEGDNEEGSKNKNKSKSEAGKDPKNKNKSKAEQELDRIMESMDLDNVKRRSPGSRNREVFW, encoded by the coding sequence ATGAGCGAAAAGTTTTTAGAATCTTTTTGGACTGCGTTAGTTCTCATTTTTGTAGGGTACGCATTCTTTAAGATTGCATTTTATTTCTTCTGGAATCGCTGGAAGAAACAATTTCCAGGTCTTTCTAGAGAAGCTAAGGTACCTTCTCTTTGGTTGGTGCTGATCAGAGTATTGATTTTAGGAATCGTATTCTATCTTTCTTATTCAGGATTCAAGAAGTCAGAAGGAACTCAATCCAAGGAAGAAGAAACCTTAAGAGGAGTGGACTTTCTATTTTTGGTGGATGTAAGCCTTTCCATGCAAGCGGTGGACATTACTCCTTCTCGTTTAGCTAGAATCAAGGAAACGATTTTAAGAATGTTGCCTGAGTTACCCGGCAATCGTTTCGGTATGATCGTATTTGCCGCTTCTCCTTTTGTGTATTGCCCAATGACATCCGATGCGAGAGCCTTTGCAGAGTATGTAAGAGGATTGGATGCGGACATAGTGGGCGATCGAGGTACCGATCTGAATGCTGCCTTCAAAAAGGCTGACGAAGTCTTAAATTCGAATCAGGTACTTAGGAACCGCATCCTCGTCTTGGCTACAGATGGAGAAGATATGGAATCTCCAAGTTTGTTCCGATTCCCTGCGGATGTTTGGGTCTGGTCTGTAGGATCTCCTACAGGAGGAGCAATCGCGTACACGGACGATGGCTCCCGGGTCTCCGGTTATTTAACTAGAGAAGGCTCCCTGGCCCCTTATGAAAATTCTCCTGGAGCGGTGATCTCCAAGGCAAACCCCTCTTTTTTAAGAGATTTGGCTCGTAGCAATGATGGTAAATTTCTGGATTTAGATTCGGAAAGTCCTAATCTAAAAGAAGTCCAAACATGGGTGGGCTCCATGGAGAAGAATACGAACCAAAGGATCCATAATCTAAGAAGGGCAGAGGGAGTCCAAAAATTCCTTTTGCCTATCGTGCTTCTCTTGCTATTCGATTTCTTTGTATTAGAGATCTGGGGAAAATATTCTCACAAATTTCGCAAGAAGTTAACCACTGCAGCATTGTTTCTTCTCATTCTCTCTTCTCCCAGATTATCTGCCGTCGAATTAGATCCAGGTGGGAACCGCGTGAAGGAAGGTAGGAACTCCTACGATGGAGGAGACTTCAAGGGCTCTCTGGAGAAGTATAAGGAAGCAGAGCAGTACTTTCCAGAAGATCCCAGATTGGATTTCAATCGTGGAGACTCCGAATATAAATCCGGAAACATAGACAGGGCAATTCGTCATTTCGAGAAAGGCACGGAAGCCAAGGACTTCAAGGTAAGAGCGATGTCCCATTATAATTTGGGAAACGCCTACATGAAGTTAGGCGATAGAAAAAAGGCAGCAGAACATTATCTTCGTTCCTTAAAAGAGTATCCTGGCATGGAGCCTGCTAAGAAAAATCTAGAATGGTTGCGTAAACTTCCTCCAAACGGTGGAGAAGGTTCCGGGAACAAAGATCAATCACAAGGCAAGAACGACTCGATCCAACCCGGGACAGGAGGAGAAGGGGATAACGAAGAAGGTTCAAAGAACAAGAATAAGTCCAAATCGGAAGCCGGAAAAGATCCTAAGAACAAAAATAAATCGAAGGCAGAGCAAGAGTTAGATCGGATCATGGAGTCCATGGATCTGGATAATGTAAAGAGAAGAAGTCCCGGCTCCAGAAATCGAGAGGTGTTCTGGTGA